The following proteins are co-located in the Elusimicrobiota bacterium genome:
- a CDS encoding NADH-quinone oxidoreductase subunit L, with the protein MKNEFLLFCIVFVPVLGSFILPLAGNFSQKIRNILALVFVLVSLIFSAILLPKVASGEIITINYPLLLGMSFILHADMLAVFMAIASSLIGAVIVLYSFGYISHYKNQNEYYLMVVLFLGSMMGLVFSGNLIFLFLFWEITTIACWRLIGFFRERIHVLRADKAFLITVFGALIMLIGFVMLYNETGSFDLLVIKDVLKGNPVSNIAVMLILFGILSKSATLPFHTWLPDAGVAPSPVTALLHAAVLVKIGVYVFARLFIATFTLDVMWHTVVPVIAGLSMLISAGAAFIETDLKRIIAYSTISQIGFIFLGLSTGNEIGIAGGLLYILMHGLAKGGLFLCAGIVEQNTGTKDITKLGGLMKVMPITAVSFLFCAFSVMGIPPFGGFFSKYMVITGAVVNNQLAIALTFFAGAILTILYLLRVFMTVFLGDLKTDLVKEKSATMVFSVAFLAFLSLAGGIFIKYPADFVALTVQQMLGIIK; encoded by the coding sequence ATGAAAAACGAGTTTTTACTTTTTTGTATTGTTTTTGTTCCGGTGTTGGGTTCATTTATCTTACCGCTTGCCGGTAACTTCTCTCAAAAGATAAGAAACATACTTGCCTTAGTTTTTGTTTTAGTTTCCTTAATATTTTCAGCGATACTTTTACCGAAAGTTGCGTCCGGTGAAATCATTACAATAAATTATCCTTTATTATTAGGTATGAGTTTTATACTTCATGCCGATATGCTTGCTGTTTTCATGGCGATTGCATCATCGTTAATCGGTGCAGTAATAGTTCTTTACTCATTCGGTTATATAAGCCATTATAAAAATCAGAATGAATATTATCTGATGGTTGTTCTGTTTCTCGGCTCAATGATGGGGCTTGTTTTTTCAGGTAATTTGATTTTCTTGTTCTTGTTCTGGGAGATTACTACAATAGCATGCTGGCGGTTAATAGGATTTTTCAGGGAGAGAATTCACGTCCTACGGGCTGACAAAGCTTTTTTAATAACAGTTTTCGGTGCTTTAATAATGCTTATCGGGTTTGTTATGTTATATAATGAAACAGGCTCATTTGATTTATTAGTTATTAAAGATGTCTTAAAAGGTAATCCGGTATCAAACATTGCTGTAATGTTGATTTTATTCGGCATACTTTCAAAATCGGCTACATTGCCGTTCCATACCTGGTTACCCGATGCCGGTGTAGCGCCTTCCCCTGTTACCGCATTACTCCATGCCGCAGTGTTGGTTAAAATCGGGGTATATGTTTTTGCCAGGTTATTCATTGCTACCTTTACATTAGATGTAATGTGGCATACGGTTGTTCCGGTAATAGCCGGGTTAAGCATGCTTATTTCAGCCGGTGCGGCATTTATTGAAACAGATTTAAAACGGATAATAGCATATTCAACAATCAGCCAGATTGGTTTTATTTTTCTCGGACTTTCAACAGGTAATGAAATAGGTATTGCAGGCGGTCTTCTATATATTCTCATGCATGGTTTGGCAAAAGGCGGCTTGTTTCTTTGTGCCGGTATAGTTGAACAGAATACCGGAACTAAAGATATCACAAAATTAGGCGGCTTAATGAAAGTTATGCCGATAACAGCGGTATCATTTCTGTTTTGTGCATTTTCTGTTATGGGTATCCCGCCATTTGGCGGGTTTTTCAGTAAATATATGGTTATTACAGGCGCAGTCGTCAATAACCAGTTAGCGATTGCCCTGACTTTTTTTGCAGGAGCTATTCTAACAATATTATATCTTTTAAGAGTTTTTATGACGGTCTTTCTTGGTGATTTAAAAACTGATTTAGTAAAAGAAAAATCAGCTACTATGGTTTTCAGCGTAGCGTTTCTTGCATTCCTGTCGCTTGCAGGCGGTATTTTTATAAAATATCCGGCTGATTTTGTAGCATTAACAGTCCAGCAGATGTTAGGGATTATTAAATGA
- a CDS encoding proton-conducting transporter membrane subunit: MINILILLPFIAGLLVFAIPKSIRKTSGFLALLVTLVDLYFTIILFKTNIMSSVPWAGFGIEFSLRLDHFSSFIILAVASFCVLVTLYSITFMKDKDNSSQFFAYMLISLAMTNGAVLANNLVVMLFFWEGLLVTLFAMILIGSKAAFKTAVKALVLVGISDLCLMIGIGLTGHLSGTLTMSSIKLNLDSLGGLAFIFLMIGAISKAGSMPFHSWIPDAAVDAHLPFMALLPAALEKLLGIYFLARISLEMFNLTPSSWISVLLMVIGGITILFAVMMALIQKDYKRLLSYHAISQVGYMILGIGTAVPVGIVGGLFHMINHAMYKSCLFLTGGSVERQAGTTDLKKLGGLGSKMPITFACFIVAAAAISGVPPFNGFFSKELIYDGALERGLIFYIMAVAGSFFTAASFLKLGHSVYAGKIKDENKNVKEAPLTMLIPMIVIACVCILFGVYNSLPLKHLIQPILGERLEGHSFSGWPANMTIVVVTVIVLIAALLNHLFGVKKSGSGLGSVDHIHYAPGLSYIYAQAEKRYFDPYDIGLKIVGFLSIILFGLDRIINWFYDVFVVKLTYFFTGVIKALHNGDYAMYLSWSLIGTIIIIIYIVMR, translated from the coding sequence ATGATTAATATATTAATATTATTGCCTTTTATAGCAGGTTTACTGGTTTTTGCGATACCGAAGTCAATTCGCAAGACGTCCGGTTTCCTTGCATTATTAGTAACATTAGTAGATCTTTATTTTACCATTATACTTTTTAAAACAAATATAATGTCCTCGGTTCCCTGGGCGGGTTTTGGTATAGAGTTCTCGTTAAGATTAGACCATTTCAGCAGTTTCATAATTCTTGCTGTTGCTTCATTCTGTGTTTTAGTTACTTTATATTCTATAACTTTCATGAAGGACAAGGACAATTCAAGCCAGTTTTTTGCATACATGCTGATTTCGCTTGCTATGACAAACGGTGCTGTTCTTGCAAATAACCTTGTAGTAATGTTGTTCTTCTGGGAAGGTTTACTGGTTACATTATTTGCAATGATACTTATCGGAAGTAAAGCAGCATTCAAAACAGCAGTTAAAGCGCTTGTGCTGGTAGGTATTTCTGACTTATGTTTGATGATTGGTATAGGGCTTACCGGACACCTGTCGGGTACTTTAACAATGTCAAGCATTAAACTTAATTTAGATTCGCTTGGCGGGTTAGCGTTCATATTTTTGATGATAGGAGCGATTTCCAAAGCGGGTTCCATGCCGTTCCATAGCTGGATTCCGGATGCCGCAGTAGATGCCCATCTTCCTTTCATGGCACTTCTGCCGGCAGCCCTTGAAAAATTGCTCGGCATATATTTTCTTGCCAGAATTTCGCTTGAAATGTTCAATCTTACGCCTTCTTCATGGATATCTGTGTTACTTATGGTAATCGGCGGTATAACAATCCTATTTGCTGTTATGATGGCACTGATACAAAAAGATTATAAAAGATTATTGTCGTATCATGCAATAAGCCAGGTTGGTTATATGATTTTGGGTATTGGAACTGCCGTGCCTGTTGGTATTGTCGGCGGGTTGTTCCATATGATAAACCATGCAATGTATAAAAGCTGCTTGTTTCTTACAGGTGGTTCTGTAGAAAGACAGGCAGGTACAACAGATTTAAAGAAGCTTGGCGGATTAGGCTCGAAAATGCCTATTACTTTTGCTTGTTTTATTGTTGCAGCAGCAGCTATATCCGGTGTCCCGCCGTTTAACGGTTTCTTTTCCAAAGAACTGATTTACGACGGTGCGCTTGAAAGAGGACTTATATTCTATATTATGGCTGTTGCCGGCTCGTTTTTCACTGCAGCATCGTTTTTAAAGTTAGGACATTCTGTTTATGCCGGTAAGATAAAAGATGAAAATAAAAATGTGAAAGAAGCGCCGTTAACAATGCTGATACCTATGATTGTTATCGCTTGTGTATGTATCCTGTTCGGTGTATATAATTCATTACCATTAAAGCATTTAATCCAGCCCATTCTTGGCGAACGTTTGGAAGGCCATAGTTTTTCAGGTTGGCCGGCTAATATGACAATCGTGGTAGTTACAGTGATAGTGTTAATCGCTGCATTGTTAAACCATCTTTTTGGTGTTAAAAAATCCGGCAGCGGCTTGGGTTCGGTTGACCATATACACTATGCTCCCGGGTTATCTTATATATATGCTCAAGCGGAAAAACGATATTTTGACCCTTACGATATAGGACTAAAAATAGTAGGTTTTCTTTCTATAATATTATTCGGTTTGGATAGGATAATTAACTGGTTTTACGATGTGTTTGTTGTAAAGCTGACTTATTTCTTCACCGGAGTTATAAAAGCACTTCATAACGGAGATTATGCAATGTATCTTTCCTGGTCACTTATAGGAACGATAATCATAATAATCTACATAGTTATGAGGTAA
- a CDS encoding proton-conducting transporter membrane subunit — protein sequence MIALFILIPLVSVLILNLCHCDFVKKIACWFGMLLTLVQIYFVLFVPIDILNNQSALFGTNFAFNLTIDSLSKLMLLAIGIVVFSAIMIGQFTYHDEDQKFNFANLIMLTLAGMNGVVMVTDIFSLYVFIEIVAVSSFILISIYKDKAALESAFKYIVLSVTATLFILLSISIFMLISGDTSFIAINNATKNSAGSLKITIAICLFICGAFTKGGLVPFHSWLPDAHSSAPTSISILLSGIVIKVSGIYPLIRILSITGGGGDQVKNILLFIGAVSIVVGALAALGQSDIKRMLAFSSVSQMGYIVLSLGTGTVLGLAGAVFHMLNHAIFKSQLFANSAAVEKQTGTRNMDKLGGLATKMPITGGSSIVAMLSISGIPPLSGFWSKLLIIIALWQSAHYSYAFIAVISSVITLAYFLSLQRKVFFGKVAPGLENVKEAKLGLVLPVIILALLTIFIGIFFPLVLNKLILPIESILK from the coding sequence ATGATAGCATTATTTATTTTAATACCATTAGTCAGTGTCCTGATACTAAATTTATGTCATTGCGATTTTGTTAAAAAAATAGCGTGCTGGTTTGGTATGTTATTGACATTGGTACAGATTTATTTTGTGTTGTTTGTTCCGATAGATATATTGAACAACCAGTCAGCGTTATTCGGGACAAATTTTGCTTTCAATCTTACCATTGATAGTTTATCTAAATTGATGCTGCTGGCAATAGGCATAGTTGTTTTTTCTGCTATTATGATCGGACAATTTACTTATCATGATGAAGACCAGAAATTTAATTTTGCAAATTTAATTATGCTCACATTGGCAGGTATGAACGGTGTTGTAATGGTAACAGATATATTTTCACTATATGTATTCATTGAAATTGTCGCAGTTTCTTCCTTCATATTAATATCAATATACAAAGATAAAGCGGCTTTGGAAAGCGCTTTTAAATATATAGTCCTTTCAGTTACAGCTACATTGTTTATACTTTTGTCAATTTCAATCTTTATGTTGATTTCCGGTGACACATCTTTTATAGCTATTAATAATGCAACCAAAAATTCAGCAGGTAGTTTAAAGATTACAATTGCGATTTGTCTTTTTATCTGCGGTGCTTTTACCAAAGGCGGGCTTGTCCCGTTCCATAGCTGGCTGCCCGATGCACACTCTTCAGCACCGACCAGTATTTCAATTCTGCTTTCCGGTATTGTAATAAAAGTTTCAGGTATATACCCGTTAATAAGGATATTAAGTATAACAGGCGGGGGCGGTGACCAGGTAAAAAATATATTATTGTTTATCGGTGCAGTTTCTATTGTTGTAGGAGCTCTTGCCGCACTTGGTCAAAGCGATATCAAAAGGATGCTCGCTTTTTCAAGTGTAAGCCAGATGGGATACATTGTATTGAGTTTAGGTACCGGTACTGTCTTAGGTTTAGCCGGCGCTGTCTTTCATATGTTAAACCATGCAATATTTAAATCCCAGTTATTTGCCAATTCAGCAGCCGTAGAAAAACAGACAGGTACAAGGAATATGGACAAATTAGGCGGGCTGGCGACTAAAATGCCGATTACCGGCGGAAGTTCTATAGTAGCCATGCTTTCTATTTCAGGCATACCGCCGTTATCAGGGTTCTGGAGCAAGTTATTGATAATTATAGCACTCTGGCAAAGCGCACATTATTCATATGCATTTATAGCAGTGATATCAAGCGTAATAACACTCGCATATTTTCTATCTTTACAAAGAAAAGTATTTTTCGGAAAAGTAGCCCCAGGGTTAGAAAATGTAAAAGAAGCAAAGCTCGGTCTAGTTCTCCCCGTGATAATTCTAGCACTTTTAACAATATTTATCGGCATATTTTTCCCATTGGTATTAAATAAACTAATTCTACCAATAGAAAGTATTTTAAAGTGA
- a CDS encoding NADH-quinone oxidoreductase subunit K: MSLTNPELLRIFIIFIVLLIVIGFYYILATRNLIRILLGLEIITKAVTLAIIVVGYITNNMPLAQSLVIIIIIIEVFVIAIAAGVIIRIYKHTDSIDVRNIKTLKG; the protein is encoded by the coding sequence ATGAGTCTTACTAACCCTGAATTATTAAGAATTTTTATCATATTTATCGTTTTGCTTATTGTTATAGGTTTTTATTATATTCTTGCAACAAGGAATTTAATAAGGATATTACTCGGATTAGAAATAATAACAAAAGCAGTTACCTTGGCGATAATAGTTGTAGGGTACATAACAAATAATATGCCTTTGGCTCAGTCGCTGGTTATAATTATTATAATAATTGAAGTTTTCGTAATAGCAATAGCCGCAGGCGTTATTATACGTATATATAAACACACAGATTCAATTGACGTCCGTAACATAAAGACATTAAAAGGTTAA
- a CDS encoding NADH-quinone oxidoreductase subunit B family protein — MVVVEKLVNWTRIKSPWIIHFNSGACNACDIEILAALTPTFDLERFGVVLKGTPRHADVLVCSGPVTRQVKDRLVRIYEQMPEPKFVVAVGTCACSGGVFDGCYNVCGGINTVIPVSAYIPGCPASPQAIIDGVAKLLGSLKMK, encoded by the coding sequence ATGGTAGTTGTTGAAAAATTAGTTAATTGGACAAGAATAAAATCACCATGGATTATACATTTTAATTCCGGTGCCTGTAATGCCTGCGACATAGAAATTCTCGCAGCATTAACTCCGACTTTTGACCTGGAGCGGTTCGGAGTAGTGCTAAAAGGTACGCCAAGACATGCTGATGTGCTTGTTTGTTCTGGTCCTGTCACGCGACAGGTAAAAGACAGATTAGTAAGAATTTATGAACAAATGCCCGAACCTAAATTTGTCGTTGCTGTTGGTACCTGTGCATGTTCAGGCGGTGTTTTTGATGGATGTTATAACGTATGTGGCGGAATAAACACCGTAATACCGGTATCGGCGTATATTCCCGGATGTCCCGCAAGCCCCCAAGCAATTATAGACGGTGTAGCTAAACTGCTTGGTAGTCTTAAGATGAAATAA
- a CDS encoding NADH-quinone oxidoreductase subunit C, whose protein sequence is MTKEEEVQQQLLKSFSFLEGKIRIQRVRRIFVDVPTDKFEEVLKFLMNKVNFNILCTMTGVDDGSTLGFIYHLTRTDGIVINVKISVPKDNPKIKTIIGYFPAAVIYEREVVDLLGAKVEGLPEGSRYPLPDGWPEGQYPLRKDWKSDVLKK, encoded by the coding sequence ATGACAAAAGAAGAAGAAGTCCAGCAGCAATTGTTAAAAAGTTTCAGTTTTCTGGAAGGAAAAATAAGAATACAGAGAGTAAGGCGTATTTTTGTTGATGTTCCTACGGATAAATTTGAGGAAGTACTTAAGTTTTTAATGAATAAGGTTAATTTTAACATACTCTGCACTATGACAGGTGTTGATGATGGGAGTACATTAGGATTCATTTATCATTTAACAAGAACAGACGGTATTGTCATCAATGTAAAAATAAGTGTACCTAAAGATAATCCAAAAATTAAAACAATTATTGGTTATTTCCCGGCAGCGGTAATTTATGAACGAGAAGTAGTAGATTTGCTAGGTGCCAAAGTTGAAGGTCTTCCCGAAGGTTCAAGGTATCCTTTACCCGACGGCTGGCCTGAAGGGCAATACCCGTTAAGAAAAGACTGGAAGTCGGATGTGCTTAAGAAGTAA
- a CDS encoding ORF6N domain-containing protein gives MLSQRIENKIYFIRGQKVMIDRDLAELYGVATRVLNQAVRRNSERFPKDFMFELTWVEAKSLRSQIVTLNNDNKVSSKRGKHIKYLPYVFAEQGVAMLSSVLNSKRAIHVNIQIMRTFTKLRALLSTHKDLQRKIEEMEKKYDQQFRVVFDAIKSLLTPLEPKRKKIGFL, from the coding sequence GTGTTAAGTCAGAGAATAGAAAATAAAATATATTTTATCCGCGGACAAAAGGTGATGATTGACCGTGATTTAGCAGAGCTTTATGGAGTAGCAACAAGAGTATTAAATCAAGCTGTTCGGAGAAATTCAGAACGTTTTCCCAAAGATTTCATGTTTGAATTAACTTGGGTAGAAGCGAAATCTTTAAGGTCACAAATTGTGACCTTAAACAATGATAATAAGGTAAGTTCTAAGAGAGGTAAGCATATAAAATATTTACCATATGTTTTCGCGGAGCAGGGCGTTGCTATGCTTTCAAGTGTGTTAAATAGTAAAAGAGCAATCCATGTAAATATTCAGATAATGAGAACATTCACAAAGTTAAGAGCGTTACTTTCAACACATAAGGACTTACAAAGAAAAATAGAAGAAATGGAAAAGAAATACGACCAGCAATTCAGAGTAGTATTTGATGCAATAAAGTCATTGTTGACACCGCTGGAACCAAAACGAAAAAAGATAGGATTTTTATAA
- a CDS encoding nickel-dependent hydrogenase large subunit translates to MARITIPIGPQHPALKEPESFRITLEGEKIVDVSLRLGYNHRGIEKACEERSYTQDVYLLERVCGICSHSHSTCFVQAVEDIAAVQVPKRALYIRTLIAELERVHSHLLWLGVAGHEVGFDTLFMYTWRDREIVMDIFAKVTGNRVNYGINTIGGVRRDISKEDLQEIFKAMDVLEERTKYYIQVATQEVTLINRLSNVGKLSRADVESYGAVGPVARASGVDRDVRRDDPYAAYDEVSFKVITVNNEDVYGRTLVRVGELMECYSIIRQLIKNMPDGPVTVKVPRKIPAGEALSRYEAPRGEDVHYVKSNGTEKPERVKVRAPTLANVKAVLKMLENYNLADLPIIVAAIDPCFSCTDRTISIKRRDTGKTGVMDWESLRKYSIEWYRKKGIKF, encoded by the coding sequence GTGGCAAGAATAACAATACCAATTGGTCCGCAGCATCCTGCGCTAAAAGAACCCGAAAGTTTTAGAATAACATTAGAAGGCGAGAAAATAGTGGATGTTAGCTTGCGGTTGGGTTACAATCATCGCGGTATTGAAAAAGCTTGCGAGGAACGTTCATACACACAGGATGTTTATCTTCTTGAACGTGTTTGCGGTATCTGTTCACATTCACATTCCACTTGTTTTGTCCAGGCAGTAGAAGATATAGCCGCAGTTCAAGTCCCCAAACGGGCGCTTTATATACGTACACTTATTGCGGAACTTGAACGGGTACACAGTCATCTTCTCTGGCTTGGTGTAGCGGGTCACGAAGTTGGTTTTGATACTTTATTTATGTATACATGGCGTGACCGTGAAATAGTAATGGATATCTTTGCAAAAGTTACCGGTAACCGTGTTAATTACGGAATTAATACAATCGGTGGGGTAAGACGTGATATTTCAAAAGAGGATTTGCAGGAAATTTTTAAAGCAATGGATGTACTTGAAGAAAGGACAAAATATTACATTCAGGTAGCGACCCAGGAAGTAACACTTATAAATAGATTGTCAAATGTAGGAAAATTATCACGCGCCGATGTGGAATCCTACGGTGCAGTAGGTCCTGTTGCTCGCGCTTCAGGTGTTGATAGGGATGTCAGACGTGATGACCCTTATGCAGCATATGATGAGGTTTCATTTAAGGTTATTACAGTTAATAATGAAGATGTTTACGGTCGTACGCTTGTCCGGGTTGGCGAATTAATGGAATGTTACAGTATTATACGGCAGCTTATCAAAAATATGCCTGACGGTCCTGTTACGGTTAAAGTACCAAGAAAAATACCGGCAGGTGAAGCACTTAGCCGTTACGAAGCGCCACGTGGTGAAGATGTCCATTATGTAAAATCCAACGGTACTGAAAAACCTGAAAGGGTTAAAGTAAGGGCGCCTACACTTGCTAATGTTAAAGCTGTATTAAAGATGCTTGAAAATTATAATCTTGCAGATTTACCGATAATTGTTGCAGCAATAGACCCGTGTTTTTCCTGTACCGACAGGACAATATCAATAAAAAGGCGGGATACCGGAAAAACCGGAGTTATGGACTGGGAATCTCTAAGAAAATACAGTATTGAGTGGTATAGAAAAAAAGGAATAAAGTTTTAA
- a CDS encoding NADH-quinone oxidoreductase subunit H, which translates to MITSLFYILVFPGLLFLSTFGMFLEYVDRKLCAKLQNRVGPPWFQPFADFVKLLAKEDIVPEEAEKIMFKSLPFVALTAIVTSFVYIPIWGTDALVSFNGDVIVVLYLLSIPTLTFFLAGYSSQSLFSLIGGIRALTQFFAYEVPLFLVILSAALLAGTWSISEMSAFYNQHHWYWACNLLGFAIALIALLGKLEKVPFDIPEAETEIVGGTFTEYSGKLLAIFRLAIDIEVVVCAALIAAVFLPFGMDYNPAIGFTLFILKVLFIVASLSLLRTVFARLRIDQMINFCWKYIAPLSFLQLLIDIILEGRIK; encoded by the coding sequence ATGATAACATCATTATTTTACATTTTAGTGTTTCCCGGTTTGTTGTTTTTGAGTACTTTTGGCATGTTTTTAGAATATGTTGACAGGAAATTATGTGCGAAATTACAGAACAGGGTTGGTCCTCCCTGGTTCCAGCCGTTTGCAGATTTTGTAAAATTACTTGCCAAAGAAGACATTGTTCCCGAAGAAGCTGAAAAGATAATGTTTAAGTCGTTACCGTTCGTAGCGTTAACAGCGATAGTTACCTCGTTTGTATATATACCGATTTGGGGAACTGATGCACTGGTTTCTTTTAATGGTGATGTTATTGTCGTTTTATATTTATTATCTATACCTACATTGACATTTTTTCTTGCAGGGTATTCATCGCAATCTTTGTTTTCACTTATCGGCGGTATCCGTGCATTAACTCAGTTTTTTGCTTACGAAGTCCCGTTATTTCTTGTTATTTTATCAGCTGCACTGCTTGCTGGTACCTGGTCAATAAGTGAAATGAGTGCGTTTTATAACCAGCATCACTGGTACTGGGCGTGTAATTTACTCGGTTTTGCAATAGCACTTATTGCACTTTTAGGTAAATTGGAAAAAGTCCCTTTCGATATTCCTGAAGCGGAAACCGAGATAGTCGGAGGAACTTTTACCGAGTATAGCGGCAAACTACTTGCAATTTTCAGGCTGGCAATAGACATAGAAGTGGTTGTCTGTGCAGCACTTATAGCTGCAGTATTTCTGCCTTTCGGTATGGATTATAATCCGGCAATTGGTTTTACACTGTTTATATTAAAAGTTTTGTTTATAGTTGCTTCGCTTTCTTTGCTGCGCACAGTGTTTGCAAGGTTAAGAATAGACCAGATGATAAATTTCTGTTGGAAATATATAGCACCGTTAAGTTTTTTACAATTGTTGATAGACATTATACTCGAAGGTAGAATAAAATGA
- a CDS encoding 4Fe-4S binding protein, which yields MIKPGKMARQVISSVFKKAATTKYPFVKFEMPKTFRGKIKFLPEKCIGCKLCMRDCPSNAIEIIKVGDKKFEAEFRLDKCIYCAQCVDSCMKEALETTNEFELAQLDNKKLKIKF from the coding sequence ATGATAAAACCAGGCAAAATGGCAAGACAGGTAATTTCTTCAGTTTTTAAGAAAGCAGCTACAACTAAATACCCGTTTGTTAAGTTCGAGATGCCAAAGACTTTTAGAGGGAAGATAAAATTCCTCCCGGAAAAATGTATCGGCTGCAAGCTTTGCATGCGGGATTGTCCGAGCAACGCGATAGAAATAATAAAAGTAGGCGATAAGAAGTTTGAGGCAGAGTTCAGGTTGGACAAATGTATATACTGCGCCCAATGCGTAGATTCCTGTATGAAGGAAGCGCTCGAGACAACCAACGAATTTGAACTTGCTCAGCTGGACAACAAAAAACTAAAAATTAAATTTTAG
- the hycI gene encoding hydrogenase maturation peptidase HycI: protein MPDFKTILKKKLKDAKRIAFLGIGSELRGDDIAGLLVAEELSKFKSKKLKIFIGSTAPENITGEIKDYKPTHILIVDSMDADKKAGTITIINPEEVGGVSFSTHMLPIKMIVDYLVASLKCEIIIIGIQPKILKFDKTVSKEVKKSVKQISNIIKQIVQGK, encoded by the coding sequence ATGCCAGATTTTAAAACAATATTAAAAAAGAAGCTTAAAGATGCAAAGAGAATTGCCTTTCTCGGCATTGGTTCTGAGCTGAGAGGCGATGATATTGCAGGGCTTCTTGTTGCAGAAGAATTAAGCAAGTTTAAGAGTAAAAAATTAAAGATTTTTATCGGTTCTACGGCCCCTGAAAATATCACCGGCGAAATAAAAGATTATAAACCTACCCACATTCTCATTGTTGATTCCATGGATGCAGATAAAAAAGCAGGAACAATAACTATAATTAACCCTGAAGAAGTCGGCGGTGTATCTTTTTCCACCCATATGCTGCCTATAAAAATGATAGTTGATTATCTGGTTGCGTCTTTAAAATGTGAAATAATAATAATTGGAATTCAGCCCAAAATCCTGAAATTCGATAAAACTGTCTCGAAAGAAGTAAAAAAATCAGTAAAACAAATATCAAACATTATCAAGCAAATCGTTCAAGGAAAATAA